One Pseudomonas syringae KCTC 12500 genomic window carries:
- a CDS encoding efflux RND transporter periplasmic adaptor subunit: MRLNPDAFLALRRRVSRACGVVLITLMISGCGDKQTASVPPVRAVKVETVRAGEGAALRFIGTVRQQERASLAFESAGTLTELRVDIGDSVKPGQVLARLDPQPAQLRLQEAQAALRLARAQALERQRNYQRQQNLLAAGSVAQSVVESAQSSSEQASAELIRTQAELDLARRELDRTRLIAPFAGRVVARHAQPQSLLSAGQVLLDVESATEQQVVAAVPLALAESLEPGDLASASSSADGTVGFDLALEGISPRADDGLVRTAVFRVLRPAGRLPSGVTLLVQMHPAADAQSLSVPVQALWMGTSSHVAEVFVYQPGGTVAVRSVTLGTVREGRAVVVSGLTAGEQVVTAGAAFLQDGQPVTLFHSDTRLTGDAQ, translated from the coding sequence ATGCGATTGAATCCTGATGCGTTTCTGGCTCTACGGAGGCGTGTGTCACGCGCTTGCGGCGTCGTGCTGATCACCCTGATGATCAGTGGCTGCGGTGATAAACAGACGGCCAGCGTTCCGCCTGTCCGGGCAGTCAAGGTTGAGACGGTGCGGGCGGGAGAGGGCGCTGCGCTGCGCTTCATCGGCACCGTTCGACAGCAGGAGCGCGCCAGTCTGGCGTTTGAATCGGCAGGCACCCTGACAGAGCTGCGGGTCGACATTGGCGATAGCGTCAAGCCGGGCCAGGTGCTCGCCCGCCTTGATCCACAGCCCGCGCAATTGCGTCTGCAGGAGGCGCAGGCCGCTTTGCGGCTGGCCCGGGCTCAGGCGCTGGAGCGCCAGCGTAACTACCAGCGTCAGCAAAACCTGCTCGCAGCGGGCAGTGTCGCCCAGAGCGTCGTCGAGTCGGCCCAGTCGTCCAGTGAACAAGCCAGCGCCGAGCTGATCCGCACGCAAGCCGAGCTGGACCTGGCCCGTCGCGAACTGGATCGCACCCGGTTGATCGCACCCTTTGCCGGGCGCGTGGTGGCTCGTCATGCACAACCGCAGAGCTTGTTGTCCGCCGGGCAGGTGCTGCTGGATGTCGAATCCGCTACGGAGCAGCAAGTGGTGGCAGCTGTTCCGTTGGCACTTGCCGAGTCGCTTGAGCCGGGCGACCTCGCCAGCGCCTCCAGCAGCGCAGACGGTACGGTAGGGTTTGATCTCGCCCTGGAAGGCATTTCGCCCCGAGCCGATGACGGGCTGGTCAGAACGGCTGTGTTCCGAGTGCTGCGGCCTGCCGGCAGGCTGCCCAGTGGCGTCACGCTGCTTGTGCAAATGCATCCCGCTGCCGACGCACAGTCGCTGTCAGTTCCGGTGCAAGCATTATGGATGGGGACCAGCAGCCACGTTGCCGAAGTCTTCGTCTACCAGCCGGGAGGAACAGTCGCCGTCCGCTCTGTCACGCTGGGTACGGTCAGAGAAGGACGGGCAGTGGTCGTCAGCGGGCTAACCGCTGGTGAGCAAGTGGTCACTGCCGGCGCTGCTTTTCTGCAGGACGGTCAGCCCGTCACGCTGTTTCATTCAGACACTCGCCTGACCGGTGATGCGCAATGA
- a CDS encoding MipA/OmpV family protein yields MSPAISRTHLLSALLKPVLTVLITSAAMTLAGQACAQDSTAESQSMLGDRFNVNFGLGMAVLPRYMGADEYRSQVVPMLTVQRGIFFADTTRGLGLQWQSDSGFGASAALNYDFGRTEKNSTNRPGSNELRGMGTVKGATVGDFMVSQQLMPWLSVSAEAELRVAGEQRGNRYRLGFEGIAYHSQSDTVTLDIDAHAGDGRYNQTYFGVSPIQSQRTGFSRFNADSGIYAYSAALAWQHTFDAHWSTVASVGVTHYTDQTRGSPLVETDAEGSGLIALNYAF; encoded by the coding sequence ATGAGCCCTGCAATCTCTCGTACTCACCTGCTGTCTGCGCTGCTTAAACCTGTGCTGACCGTGTTGATCACCTCTGCGGCCATGACCCTGGCCGGTCAGGCCTGTGCCCAGGACAGCACCGCTGAAAGCCAGTCGATGCTGGGTGACCGGTTCAACGTCAATTTCGGGCTCGGCATGGCGGTGCTGCCGCGCTACATGGGGGCCGATGAATACCGCAGTCAGGTGGTGCCCATGCTGACGGTCCAGCGCGGCATCTTCTTCGCCGACACCACGCGCGGTCTGGGGCTGCAATGGCAGTCGGATTCCGGGTTCGGCGCCAGCGCTGCACTCAATTACGATTTCGGTCGGACCGAGAAAAACAGCACGAATCGGCCCGGTTCCAACGAGCTGAGAGGGATGGGTACCGTCAAGGGCGCGACCGTGGGCGACTTCATGGTTTCTCAGCAACTCATGCCGTGGCTGTCCGTCAGTGCCGAGGCCGAACTGCGGGTGGCTGGTGAACAACGTGGCAATCGCTACCGTTTGGGTTTCGAGGGCATCGCTTACCACAGCCAGTCCGATACGGTGACCCTCGACATCGATGCGCACGCCGGGGACGGCCGTTACAACCAGACTTATTTCGGCGTGAGCCCGATCCAGAGTCAGCGCACCGGCTTCTCCCGTTTCAACGCAGACAGCGGCATTTACGCGTACTCGGCGGCGCTCGCCTGGCAGCATACCTTCGACGCCCACTGGTCAACCGTCGCCAGCGTCGGGGTGACGCATTACACCGACCAGACCCGTGGCAGCCCGCTGGTCGAGACCGATGCCGAAGGCAGTGGCCTGATTGCCTTGAATTACGCTTTCTGA
- a CDS encoding M20/M25/M40 family metallo-hydrolase has product MRSFTRSPLAAHLALALALTALAPAAMAEPHKAIQADAEQYKDEALKLLERLVNIDSGSGYVPGLTKVSDIAIEELKKLGATIELVPNTPEASNHVIATLKGTGKAKILLMAHMDTVFKEGSAAERPFHIKDGRAYGPGVMDDKGGIVAAIYALKVLHNLKFTDYAQITVLLDASEETGSGVGTELIKKTAKEHDVTLNLEPGRPADGLVVWRKGSATALVEVKGKASHAGVAPELGRNAATEVAHQILQLGKLGDEEKKTTINFTVLKAGDRTNVIPDQASAKADVRAAVPEEFDRVEQDLAKVSANKLVPDTEVKTSLVRGLPPMPQTAQSDALVAMAQGIYGELGRTLTIEGSGGAADSSLSASVGTPTLDGFGIVGGNIHTPEEYAEVGSVAPRIYLLSRMIMKLSGQQ; this is encoded by the coding sequence ATGCGCTCATTTACCCGCTCGCCACTGGCTGCTCATCTCGCCCTGGCGCTTGCGCTGACAGCCCTGGCACCGGCGGCCATGGCCGAACCGCACAAGGCCATCCAGGCCGATGCCGAGCAATACAAGGACGAAGCCTTGAAGCTGCTGGAGCGTCTGGTGAACATCGACTCGGGTTCCGGGTATGTCCCGGGCCTGACCAAGGTCAGCGACATCGCGATCGAAGAACTGAAAAAGCTCGGTGCCACCATCGAGCTCGTTCCAAATACGCCAGAGGCCAGCAACCACGTCATCGCCACCCTTAAAGGCACCGGCAAGGCGAAGATTCTGCTGATGGCGCACATGGACACCGTGTTCAAGGAAGGCTCTGCGGCCGAGCGTCCGTTTCATATCAAGGACGGGCGTGCCTATGGCCCAGGGGTGATGGATGACAAGGGCGGCATCGTTGCCGCTATCTATGCGCTGAAGGTGCTGCACAACCTGAAGTTCACCGACTACGCGCAGATCACGGTATTGCTCGACGCCAGCGAGGAGACCGGCTCAGGCGTCGGTACCGAGCTGATCAAGAAAACCGCGAAGGAGCATGACGTCACGCTCAACCTCGAGCCGGGTCGTCCGGCCGACGGTCTGGTGGTGTGGCGCAAAGGCTCGGCCACCGCGCTGGTCGAAGTCAAAGGCAAGGCCTCGCATGCAGGCGTTGCGCCTGAGCTGGGACGTAACGCCGCGACCGAAGTTGCCCATCAGATCCTGCAACTCGGCAAGCTGGGTGACGAGGAGAAGAAAACCACCATCAACTTTACCGTGCTCAAGGCAGGGGATCGCACCAACGTGATTCCCGATCAGGCCAGCGCCAAGGCCGACGTGCGTGCTGCCGTACCGGAGGAGTTCGACCGCGTCGAGCAGGATCTGGCCAAGGTGTCGGCCAACAAGCTGGTGCCTGATACCGAGGTCAAGACCAGCCTGGTCCGTGGTCTGCCACCGATGCCACAAACCGCGCAGTCCGATGCATTGGTCGCGATGGCACAAGGCATCTACGGTGAACTGGGTCGCACCCTGACCATCGAGGGCAGCGGCGGGGCGGCGGATTCAAGCCTGTCTGCCAGCGTGGGCACACCGACGCTGGACGGCTTCGGGATTGTCGGCGGCAATATTCATACACCCGAAGAGTACGCCGAAGTAGGCAGCGTGGCGCCGCGTATCTATTTGCTGTCGCGAATGATCATGAAGTTGTCCGGACAACAGTGA
- a CDS encoding response regulator: MSGKRILIVEDDADSASILEAYLRRDGLNVGLAENGQRGIDMHRQWKPDLILLDVMLPLVSGTDVLSAVRRCSDTPVIMVTAMGDEPEKLGALRYGADDYVVKPYNPREVVARVHAVLRRSQQNGSNERHLRYQNLLVELDAVTAIIEGQDGAETVLDLTPTEFKILSTLLKTPSKAFTREELLEICLPDSEALARVVDAHVHNLRRKLEIHGVDNVLVTVRSVGYRFR; the protein is encoded by the coding sequence GTGTCAGGAAAACGCATTCTTATCGTTGAAGACGATGCCGACAGTGCCAGCATTCTTGAGGCTTACCTGCGTCGTGACGGTTTAAACGTCGGGCTGGCCGAAAACGGTCAGCGCGGTATCGATATGCACCGTCAGTGGAAACCCGACCTGATTCTGCTGGACGTCATGCTGCCGCTTGTCAGTGGCACGGACGTGCTTTCGGCAGTCCGGCGCTGCAGCGACACGCCGGTGATCATGGTCACCGCCATGGGCGACGAACCGGAAAAACTCGGCGCCTTGCGCTATGGGGCCGACGATTATGTGGTCAAGCCCTACAACCCGCGGGAAGTAGTGGCCCGTGTGCATGCGGTTCTGCGGCGCTCCCAGCAGAACGGCAGCAACGAGCGTCATTTGCGCTACCAGAACCTGCTGGTGGAGCTGGACGCCGTCACCGCAATCATTGAAGGTCAGGATGGCGCAGAGACCGTGCTCGACCTGACACCTACCGAGTTCAAGATCCTTTCGACGCTGCTGAAAACGCCGTCCAAGGCTTTCACTCGCGAAGAGCTGCTGGAAATCTGCCTTCCCGACAGCGAGGCGCTGGCCAGGGTTGTCGATGCGCATGTGCATAACCTGCGGCGCAAACTGGAGATCCATGGCGTGGACAACGTGCTGGTCACCGTCCGTTCGGTTGGCTATCGGTTCAGGTGA
- a CDS encoding ShlB/FhaC/HecB family hemolysin secretion/activation protein, producing the protein MYPHVLKLALLLLLAIAPATSLAATAPASLPGDQDLIRDRQDRLLEEQRRRLEELKDLPGKQSAPATPSSPADTRCFTIDRIELKGADSLSAAERDALTKPYIGKCLGVAQLNELLKVITDHYLEKGLVTTRAYLPQQDLSTGDLQVLVIEGKLEHLRGDPASGLSASELAMTFPGSEGRMVNLREIEQMVDQLNRLPSNQAQMELTPGKAVGGSDVVVKNTPQKPWRANLSRTNEGQRSTGEQQWNAGLEWDNPSGLADQFSLRGGHDAISDRQKASRNASLAYSLPWGWWTFSYLYNTSEYRSVAQASNVNFKQDGDSQNHQFKAERVVYRDALSKTSLNAGLSYLRTNNYVEGSKLAVSSNRITEAQFGINHGRRVGSAFVNIDLGMQQGIGALDAQGNHDPRPGEADARYRKYTGTLSYLHPFQLWGENLSFTSLATGQRSEDVLFSSQRTSLGGSASVRGYKDEFLSGDSGGYWRNELRLTRPVTLDWLRPVFAEYGAAAGYDQGVIRNDRYNGEQHGRLSSNSFELFTRGQHVAASVTFAHSLERPDVIEREAPIYFRMDFFL; encoded by the coding sequence GTGTATCCTCATGTCCTAAAACTGGCTTTGCTGCTACTGCTCGCCATCGCGCCAGCTACCTCGCTTGCAGCCACTGCTCCCGCCAGTTTGCCAGGTGACCAGGATCTTATTCGTGACCGTCAGGATCGCCTGCTCGAAGAGCAGCGCCGCCGTCTTGAAGAACTCAAGGACCTGCCGGGCAAACAATCCGCACCCGCAACCCCTAGTTCCCCGGCCGATACCCGTTGTTTCACCATCGATCGTATTGAGCTCAAGGGCGCTGACTCGCTGTCGGCCGCCGAGCGCGATGCGCTGACCAAGCCCTATATCGGCAAGTGCCTTGGTGTTGCGCAGCTCAATGAGCTGCTTAAAGTCATCACTGATCACTACCTCGAAAAAGGCCTGGTGACGACCCGCGCCTACCTGCCGCAACAGGACCTGTCGACAGGCGACCTGCAAGTGCTGGTCATCGAAGGCAAGCTGGAGCATCTGCGTGGCGATCCTGCCAGCGGTCTGTCGGCGAGTGAGCTGGCCATGACGTTTCCCGGCAGTGAAGGGCGGATGGTCAACCTGCGCGAAATCGAGCAGATGGTCGATCAGCTCAATCGCCTGCCGTCCAATCAGGCGCAGATGGAGCTGACCCCCGGTAAGGCCGTCGGTGGCAGTGACGTAGTGGTCAAGAACACTCCGCAAAAACCATGGCGGGCCAACCTGTCGCGCACCAACGAAGGTCAGCGCAGCACTGGCGAGCAGCAATGGAACGCTGGCCTTGAGTGGGATAATCCGTCGGGGCTGGCCGACCAGTTCAGCCTGCGCGGCGGCCACGATGCGATCAGCGATCGGCAGAAAGCCTCCCGCAACGCCTCGCTTGCCTACAGCCTGCCGTGGGGCTGGTGGACGTTCAGCTACCTGTACAACACCAGTGAATATCGTTCGGTGGCGCAGGCCTCGAACGTCAACTTCAAGCAGGACGGCGATAGCCAGAACCACCAGTTCAAGGCCGAGCGGGTCGTGTATCGCGACGCGCTGAGCAAGACCTCGCTCAATGCCGGTCTGTCCTACCTGCGCACCAACAATTATGTCGAAGGCAGCAAGCTGGCAGTCAGCAGCAATCGCATCACCGAGGCGCAGTTCGGCATCAACCACGGTCGGCGGGTCGGCTCGGCGTTCGTCAACATCGATCTGGGCATGCAGCAAGGCATCGGTGCACTGGACGCGCAGGGCAACCACGATCCTCGCCCGGGTGAGGCCGATGCGCGGTATCGCAAATACACCGGCACCCTCAGCTATCTGCACCCCTTTCAACTGTGGGGCGAAAACCTCAGCTTCACCAGCCTGGCCACCGGGCAGCGCAGTGAGGATGTGCTGTTCAGTTCGCAACGCACCAGCCTGGGCGGATCGGCATCGGTGCGTGGTTACAAGGATGAGTTTCTGTCTGGCGACAGCGGTGGTTACTGGCGTAACGAGTTACGCCTGACTCGCCCGGTCACCCTGGACTGGCTGCGCCCGGTGTTCGCCGAGTATGGCGCGGCCGCCGGTTACGACCAGGGTGTTATCCGCAACGACCGTTACAACGGCGAGCAGCATGGGCGCTTGTCCAGCAACTCGTTCGAGCTGTTTACCCGAGGCCAGCACGTTGCTGCCTCAGTGACCTTCGCTCATTCCCTGGAACGTCCCGATGTGATCGAACGCGAAGCGCCGATCTATTTCCGTATGGACTTTTTCCTCTAA
- a CDS encoding efflux transporter outer membrane subunit, with protein sequence MPMSTPLSKRIRNRRRYCLAMLASLVLSGCSLIPAYQRPALPVPVDQVSAVVAAPNTSTAVVLSADEEALAGELSPKGELRGLLQSALAFNRDFRVAVLRVEEARAMRGITRADRFPTLAAGVERDRQHFDNAAADERYGQDISIASVGVSDFELDFFGRVRSLSEAARHDYLASTYGQLAARGALIAEVARAWLAERLTAAVQQDAQAVHEARLMLVKAAEEQQRQGALSLDDLMAQRLDTLTAQQQVQDAASDHANASQALLLLTGYSTALPLSTPDTPALTAALVETPPWLSNLPSQRLLERFDIRQREEALKASNANIGAARAAFFPSIKLSTGVGLQSDSLRTLFSNGSGAWLFTPQLNLPLFDGGRNQANLDFAKVRQQIAVAEYEKAVQNAFREMSAVLTRRQQALNHVRNEVERVALVQEKVRRLSFELNAGAVERTALLVSTLRIAEADAAARKSLDALQQNRIDLFRVLHGAEPTTPPQS encoded by the coding sequence ATGCCGATGAGTACACCGCTGTCCAAGCGTATCCGCAACCGCCGCCGGTATTGCCTGGCCATGCTGGCGAGCCTGGTTCTTTCGGGCTGCTCGTTGATACCGGCCTATCAGCGTCCGGCGTTGCCGGTCCCTGTCGATCAGGTGTCTGCTGTGGTCGCGGCTCCGAATACCTCCACAGCCGTCGTGCTCAGTGCCGACGAAGAAGCGCTTGCTGGCGAGTTATCGCCGAAGGGCGAGCTGCGCGGTCTGCTGCAATCGGCCCTGGCGTTCAATCGCGATTTTCGTGTGGCGGTGCTGCGTGTGGAGGAGGCCAGGGCAATGCGCGGCATTACCCGTGCCGATCGCTTTCCGACCCTTGCTGCAGGTGTCGAGCGCGATCGTCAGCACTTCGATAATGCGGCCGCCGACGAGCGTTATGGTCAGGACATTTCCATAGCGTCGGTGGGCGTCTCTGACTTCGAACTGGATTTCTTCGGGCGCGTGCGCAGCCTGTCGGAGGCGGCGCGGCACGATTATCTGGCCAGCACCTACGGCCAGCTGGCGGCACGCGGTGCGCTGATCGCGGAAGTCGCCCGCGCCTGGCTGGCCGAGCGTCTGACGGCTGCCGTGCAGCAGGATGCGCAGGCGGTTCACGAGGCCCGGCTGATGCTGGTCAAGGCGGCCGAAGAGCAGCAGCGTCAAGGCGCGCTTTCGCTGGACGATCTGATGGCACAGCGCCTCGACACCCTGACTGCGCAACAGCAGGTACAGGATGCGGCAAGCGATCACGCCAACGCGTCGCAGGCCTTGTTGTTGCTCACCGGCTATTCGACAGCGTTGCCCCTCAGCACGCCAGACACTCCTGCGCTGACTGCCGCGTTGGTCGAGACGCCGCCTTGGCTGTCGAATTTGCCGTCCCAGCGTCTGCTTGAGCGTTTCGACATCCGTCAGCGCGAAGAAGCCCTCAAGGCCAGCAATGCCAACATCGGTGCTGCCCGTGCGGCGTTCTTTCCGTCGATAAAACTCAGTACCGGCGTGGGCTTGCAGAGCGACAGCCTGCGCACCTTGTTCAGCAACGGCAGCGGTGCCTGGCTGTTCACGCCGCAATTGAATCTGCCGCTGTTCGACGGCGGGCGTAATCAGGCCAACCTGGATTTTGCCAAGGTGCGTCAGCAGATCGCGGTGGCCGAGTATGAAAAGGCCGTGCAGAACGCCTTCCGTGAAATGTCCGCTGTGCTGACCCGCCGTCAGCAGGCCCTGAACCATGTCCGCAACGAGGTCGAGCGTGTTGCGCTGGTCCAGGAAAAAGTGCGGCGCCTGTCCTTTGAGCTTAATGCGGGCGCTGTCGAGCGTACTGCATTGCTGGTTTCCACTCTCCGTATTGCCGAGGCCGACGCAGCCGCTCGCAAGTCCCTCGATGCGCTGCAGCAAAACCGCATCGATCTGTTTCGAGTGCTGCACGGAGCAGAACCGACAACCCCACCCCAATCCTGA
- a CDS encoding efflux RND transporter permease subunit — MNLTSRAMGASRLTLFVALLILLAGVATFLSFPSQEEPSVTVRDALVSVSLDGLSAERSEELLARPLEERIRELAEIKNVLTTVQPGRVIVQVTAYDNVKDLGLLWQRLRAKVSETSGGFPPGTQGPFVDDDFGRVAVASVALTAPGFTMSEMRGPIKRLRNQLYALKGVDQVQIYGLQDERIYLDVEHQTLAAAGLSPQQLLQQLQARNLIATGGNPVIGQQSTTLSISGEVLSLEQLRQFPVQLPNGQKVALQNLSRVSVSPVDPPETEAIYQGQDAVVLAVSMQPGLNVQTFGDALRKRLGELEQQLPTGFTLHVVTFQSSVVEHEMSKMYHVMAETVVIVMCVVMLFLGWRTGLVVGVIVPLTILSTLLIMRALGIELQTVSIAAIILALGLLVDNGIVIAEDIERRLHAGEDRRSACEEAGRTLMIPLLTSSLVIVLAFSPFFLGQTSTNEYLRSLAVVLATTLISSWLLSVTVTPLLCFYFARMPAVKASADDADEYASVFYRGYRKVIEGLLNHSLIFIACMMGLLALAVVVLTRVPYDFLPKSDRMQFQIPLVLEPGSSSRDTSRAVRDISQWLSSDQDVEHSIGYVASGGPRIVLGLNPPLPAPNIAYFTVSVREGANLDAVIERARQFVLTQHPEIEAQPKRFSMGTTEAGIAVYRVIGPDEEVLRGIARQIEQALSALPGTLDVHDDWRTRLLRYDVVVDPYKALQAGVATQDIAQALQLRNSGLSVSSLQDGDIAVAIVAREQSTLSKPGNDLDSTLIYPASGGAPLMLSAIATVEPRAEASTLQRRNLQRAITVVGHNPSMTATSIVEQLAPQIAAISLPAGYHIEPGGEIEDSAEANQALLQYMPHALVAMLLLFVWQFNSFRKLLIVISSVPFVLIGVALALVLTGYPFGFMATFGLLSLAGIIVNNAVLLLERIEAEREQGLAVRDAVVNAAIKRLRPIVMTKLTCIIGLVPLMLFAGPLWEGMAITIMGGLALGTLVTLGLIPILYALLFDRFERWRKAS; from the coding sequence ATGAATCTTACCTCCCGCGCCATGGGCGCAAGCCGCCTGACCCTGTTTGTCGCCTTGCTGATTTTGCTGGCCGGTGTCGCGACTTTTTTGAGCTTTCCTTCTCAGGAAGAGCCGTCGGTGACCGTTCGCGACGCACTGGTCAGCGTGTCTCTGGACGGGCTGTCCGCAGAGCGCAGCGAGGAACTGCTCGCCAGGCCGCTCGAAGAGCGTATCCGTGAACTGGCCGAGATCAAGAACGTGCTCACCACGGTCCAGCCTGGCCGAGTGATCGTGCAGGTCACGGCGTATGACAACGTCAAGGATCTTGGGCTGCTGTGGCAACGGCTCCGGGCGAAGGTGAGCGAAACGAGCGGTGGTTTTCCGCCCGGCACCCAAGGGCCGTTTGTCGATGATGATTTCGGTCGCGTGGCCGTGGCTTCGGTCGCGCTGACCGCACCGGGTTTCACCATGAGCGAGATGCGCGGCCCGATCAAACGTTTGCGCAATCAGCTTTATGCGCTCAAGGGCGTCGATCAGGTGCAGATATATGGTCTGCAGGATGAACGCATCTACCTCGATGTCGAGCACCAGACGCTGGCCGCCGCCGGACTTTCCCCGCAACAACTACTTCAGCAACTGCAAGCCCGCAACCTGATCGCGACAGGAGGCAACCCGGTCATCGGCCAGCAGAGCACCACGCTTTCGATCAGTGGCGAGGTGCTTTCGCTTGAGCAGCTTCGGCAGTTCCCGGTGCAGTTGCCCAATGGTCAGAAGGTCGCGTTGCAGAACCTGAGTCGGGTATCGGTGAGCCCTGTCGACCCGCCGGAAACCGAAGCGATCTACCAGGGACAGGATGCTGTGGTACTGGCGGTTTCGATGCAGCCAGGCCTCAATGTGCAGACGTTCGGTGATGCCTTGCGCAAGCGACTCGGTGAGCTGGAGCAGCAACTTCCGACGGGCTTTACCTTGCACGTGGTGACCTTCCAGTCCAGCGTGGTCGAGCACGAGATGAGCAAGATGTATCACGTCATGGCCGAGACGGTGGTGATCGTGATGTGCGTGGTCATGCTGTTTCTGGGCTGGCGCACCGGCCTGGTGGTCGGGGTGATTGTGCCCTTGACCATCCTCAGTACGCTGCTGATCATGCGCGCACTGGGGATCGAGCTGCAGACGGTGTCGATTGCCGCGATCATCCTGGCGCTGGGCTTGCTGGTGGACAACGGCATTGTCATCGCCGAAGACATCGAGCGACGCCTGCATGCGGGCGAGGATCGACGAAGTGCCTGTGAGGAGGCAGGGCGCACCTTGATGATCCCTCTGCTGACCTCTTCACTGGTCATCGTGCTGGCGTTTTCGCCCTTCTTTCTGGGGCAGACCAGCACCAACGAATACCTGCGTTCGCTGGCGGTTGTGCTCGCCACGACGCTGATCAGCTCGTGGTTGCTCAGCGTCACGGTGACGCCCCTGTTGTGCTTTTACTTCGCCAGGATGCCGGCCGTCAAAGCGTCAGCGGATGATGCCGATGAGTATGCCTCGGTGTTCTACCGCGGCTATCGCAAGGTCATCGAGGGCTTGCTGAATCACTCGCTGATCTTCATTGCCTGCATGATGGGGTTGCTGGCGTTGGCGGTCGTGGTGCTGACCCGGGTGCCGTACGATTTTCTGCCGAAGTCGGACCGCATGCAGTTCCAGATTCCGCTGGTGCTGGAGCCCGGCAGCAGCTCGCGAGACACGTCGCGAGCGGTGCGTGATATCAGCCAGTGGCTGAGCAGCGATCAGGATGTGGAACACAGTATTGGTTATGTCGCCAGTGGCGGGCCGCGGATCGTGCTTGGACTCAATCCCCCGTTGCCGGCGCCGAATATCGCGTACTTCACTGTCAGCGTGCGTGAAGGCGCCAACCTCGATGCGGTGATCGAGCGCGCACGGCAATTTGTCCTCACGCAGCACCCTGAAATCGAAGCGCAGCCCAAACGATTTTCGATGGGCACCACCGAGGCAGGGATTGCGGTCTACCGGGTCATCGGTCCTGATGAGGAAGTGTTGCGCGGTATTGCCCGACAGATAGAGCAGGCTTTGTCGGCGTTGCCCGGAACCCTGGACGTGCACGATGACTGGCGGACCCGATTGCTGCGTTACGACGTTGTCGTCGACCCGTACAAGGCCCTGCAGGCCGGTGTTGCCACTCAGGACATCGCCCAGGCCCTGCAACTGAGAAACAGCGGGCTGTCCGTGTCGTCGCTGCAGGATGGCGATATTGCTGTCGCGATTGTGGCGCGCGAGCAGAGCACGCTGAGCAAACCGGGCAATGATCTGGACAGCACATTGATTTACCCGGCTTCCGGGGGTGCGCCGTTGATGTTGTCGGCCATTGCCACTGTCGAGCCCAGGGCGGAGGCATCGACCCTCCAGCGGCGTAATCTGCAACGCGCGATCACGGTGGTCGGACACAATCCGTCAATGACAGCGACCTCGATCGTCGAGCAGTTGGCACCGCAGATAGCTGCAATCAGCCTGCCGGCGGGTTACCACATCGAACCGGGTGGCGAAATAGAAGACTCGGCCGAGGCCAATCAGGCGCTGCTGCAGTACATGCCACACGCACTGGTCGCGATGCTGTTGTTGTTCGTCTGGCAGTTCAATTCGTTCCGCAAGCTGCTGATCGTCATCTCCAGCGTACCCTTCGTGCTGATCGGCGTGGCGCTGGCATTGGTGCTCACCGGCTATCCGTTCGGCTTCATGGCCACCTTCGGGCTGCTGTCGCTGGCCGGCATCATCGTCAACAATGCCGTGCTGCTGCTCGAACGTATCGAGGCTGAGCGCGAGCAAGGCCTGGCGGTGCGTGACGCCGTCGTCAATGCCGCGATCAAGCGCTTGCGGCCGATCGTGATGACCAAACTGACCTGCATCATCGGGCTGGTGCCGCTGATGCTGTTTGCCGGCCCGCTCTGGGAGGGCATGGCGATCACCATCATGGGTGGCCTGGCGTTGGGTACGCTGGTGACACTGGGCCTGATTCCGATCCTCTACGCGTTGCTGTTCGACCGCTTCGAGCGCTGGCGCAAGGCGAGCTGA